The Microbulbifer hydrolyticus genome has a segment encoding these proteins:
- the crcB gene encoding fluoride efflux transporter CrcB, with amino-acid sequence MQWIAIALGGAVGAILRHLVGVWAFPVFESRFPLGTFIVNVVGSLLIGIAYVVIVERGMLGHEWRLMIMTGLFGALTTFSTFSLETVLMWHNGQPLTALAYVVASILVCVAVTATAITLGMKYL; translated from the coding sequence ATGCAATGGATAGCAATAGCACTTGGCGGCGCCGTTGGCGCCATCCTGCGACATCTTGTTGGGGTTTGGGCGTTTCCGGTGTTTGAGAGCCGGTTTCCCCTCGGGACATTCATCGTCAACGTGGTCGGCTCTCTGCTGATCGGAATTGCCTATGTGGTGATCGTTGAGCGGGGGATGCTAGGCCACGAGTGGCGGCTGATGATCATGACGGGCCTGTTCGGGGCTCTTACCACCTTTTCGACCTTCTCGCTGGAAACCGTGCTGATGTGGCACAATGGCCAGCCTTTGACGGCGCTGGCTTATGTTGTCGCCAGCATCCTGGTGTGCGTCGCCGTAACTGCAACGGCCATCACGCTGGGAATGAAATATCTGTAA
- the egtB gene encoding ergothioneine biosynthesis protein EgtB yields the protein MNLITQAGSEVQEEGSEEGGGHGSARSESPFSATQDPNSEDLSLDQRAELLNKYQRVRTETDALSDPLSAEDMQLQSMPDASPVKWHLAHTSWFFETFILRHHLDDYRLFDPEFHHLFNSYYNSLGQPFSRPQRGLLSRPDTEQVFAYRRHVDRAIERLLAEEDCSAEVAALMTLGLNHEQQHQELLLTDILHAFSINPLLPAYLEEPADDALSGQSQPPSWLSVPEDTYTIGCDGDAFHFDNESPSHSQYLQPFRIASRLVTNREYLEFMEDGGYCEPRLWLSDGWAWVQKSQRQAPLYWQEREGGWFQFTLAGLQPVNMDAPVSHVSFYEADAFASWAGHRLPTEFEWEVAAWLYRRPDTLSAANLLEKRQYQPVPESAAAPQFVGNLWEWTGSAYLPYPGFRASADAVGEYNGKFMCNQMVLRGGSCITPADHIRISYRNFFYPHQAWQFTGIRLAGDQV from the coding sequence ATGAATCTGATTACGCAGGCAGGGTCAGAGGTACAGGAAGAGGGAAGTGAAGAAGGGGGAGGGCATGGGAGCGCTCGCTCTGAATCTCCGTTTTCCGCCACGCAGGATCCGAATTCGGAAGACCTGTCACTCGACCAGCGCGCCGAGCTACTCAACAAATATCAGCGCGTGCGCACGGAAACGGATGCTCTTTCTGACCCACTCAGTGCTGAAGACATGCAGCTGCAGTCCATGCCTGATGCCAGCCCGGTAAAATGGCATCTTGCACATACCAGCTGGTTTTTCGAGACGTTTATCCTGCGCCACCACCTCGATGATTACCGGTTGTTCGACCCCGAATTTCATCACCTCTTCAACTCATACTACAACTCTCTCGGGCAACCATTTTCCCGTCCTCAGCGCGGTCTTCTGTCCAGGCCAGACACAGAGCAGGTCTTTGCCTATCGTCGCCACGTCGATCGGGCGATTGAGCGGTTGCTGGCGGAGGAGGATTGTTCTGCGGAGGTCGCCGCGCTAATGACGCTCGGGTTGAATCACGAACAGCAGCATCAGGAGCTCCTGCTGACGGATATCCTGCATGCATTTTCGATTAATCCCCTGTTGCCCGCTTATCTTGAAGAGCCGGCCGATGATGCGTTGTCCGGTCAAAGTCAGCCCCCGTCCTGGCTCAGTGTTCCAGAGGATACCTATACGATCGGCTGTGACGGAGACGCCTTTCACTTCGACAACGAGTCCCCTTCACACTCGCAATATCTGCAGCCATTCCGAATCGCGTCACGGCTGGTCACTAACCGCGAGTATCTCGAGTTCATGGAAGATGGCGGCTATTGTGAACCCCGTCTGTGGCTTTCGGATGGCTGGGCCTGGGTACAAAAATCGCAGCGACAAGCGCCGCTGTACTGGCAAGAAAGGGAAGGAGGGTGGTTCCAATTCACACTCGCCGGCCTGCAGCCGGTCAACATGGACGCGCCCGTCTCGCATGTCAGCTTTTATGAGGCCGACGCATTTGCGAGCTGGGCCGGCCACAGGCTACCCACTGAATTCGAGTGGGAAGTGGCAGCCTGGCTGTACCGCCGGCCGGACACCCTGTCAGCGGCCAACCTGCTTGAAAAACGCCAATATCAGCCAGTTCCGGAATCCGCTGCCGCACCGCAATTTGTCGGAAACCTGTGGGAGTGGACGGGTAGTGCCTACCTTCCGTATCCCGGTTTCCGCGCCAGTGCGGATGCCGTTGGTGAATACAATGGCAAATTTATGTGTAACCAGATGGTTCTGCGCGGAGGCTCCTGTATAACGCCCGCCGACCATATCCGGATCAGCTACCGAAATTTTTTCTACCCTCACCAGGCCTGGCAATTTACCGGTATCCGACTGGCAGGAGATCAAGTTTGA
- a CDS encoding replication-associated recombination protein A produces the protein MSDLFQSPPRHQPLAARMRPQTLAHYVGQTHLLGQGKPLREAVERGQLHSMVLWGPPGVGKTTFARLLAEECDVRFATLSAVLAGVKEIRQAVAEAEQHAAQFGRGTILFVDEVHRFNKAQQDAFLPYVEEGTVTFVGATTENPSFELNNALLSRCRVYLLRSLTQEELSGLLLRALAEDEGLRSRNIALSEEVLDRITLSADGDARSALNLLEIACDLSREEGGRQVIDDAVLAEVLTADVRRFDKGGDYFYDQISALHKSVRGSDPDAALYWFARMIDGGCDPLYVARRVVRMASEDIGNADPRALEIALNAWDVQERLGSPEGELAIAQAVAYLAVAAKSNAVYSAYKRVLADIRREPSYEVPVHLRNAPTKLAKEMAHGAEYRYAHDEPDGFAAGENYLPEPIADRRYYYPVNRGLELKIEEKLQRLRALNQASGQQRYAPAQHAAPEKR, from the coding sequence ATGAGTGATCTGTTCCAATCACCCCCTCGGCATCAGCCTCTGGCCGCTCGTATGCGGCCGCAAACTCTGGCCCACTATGTGGGCCAGACGCATTTATTGGGGCAGGGTAAACCCCTGCGCGAGGCGGTCGAGCGCGGCCAGTTGCACTCAATGGTGCTCTGGGGGCCGCCCGGGGTGGGTAAGACCACGTTTGCCCGCCTGCTCGCCGAAGAGTGCGATGTGCGTTTCGCCACTCTATCTGCGGTCCTGGCCGGGGTTAAGGAAATTCGTCAGGCGGTCGCGGAGGCGGAGCAGCACGCGGCCCAGTTCGGTCGCGGCACCATCCTGTTTGTGGATGAAGTACACCGCTTCAACAAGGCGCAGCAGGATGCATTTCTTCCGTACGTGGAAGAGGGCACCGTAACGTTTGTCGGCGCCACCACGGAAAATCCATCCTTCGAACTGAATAACGCGCTTCTTTCCCGCTGTCGCGTTTACCTGTTGCGCAGCCTCACTCAGGAAGAGCTGAGCGGCCTGTTACTGCGCGCACTTGCCGAAGACGAGGGGCTCAGGTCCCGCAACATCGCGTTGTCGGAGGAAGTGCTCGACAGGATTACCCTGAGCGCCGATGGCGATGCGCGCAGTGCGCTCAACCTGCTCGAGATTGCCTGTGATCTGTCGCGGGAAGAGGGCGGGCGGCAGGTAATTGACGACGCCGTGCTTGCGGAAGTGCTCACCGCCGATGTGCGTCGCTTCGACAAGGGTGGAGATTACTTTTACGACCAGATTTCGGCGCTCCACAAGTCGGTGCGGGGCTCGGACCCCGATGCTGCGCTCTACTGGTTCGCGCGGATGATCGACGGTGGCTGCGACCCGCTCTATGTCGCCCGCCGCGTGGTGCGCATGGCCAGTGAGGATATCGGCAATGCAGACCCGCGCGCGCTCGAGATCGCGCTCAACGCGTGGGATGTGCAGGAGCGACTCGGCAGCCCGGAAGGGGAGTTGGCCATCGCCCAGGCGGTGGCGTATCTCGCTGTCGCCGCCAAGAGCAACGCGGTCTACAGCGCTTACAAGCGCGTGTTGGCGGATATCCGCAGAGAGCCCAGTTACGAGGTGCCCGTGCACCTGCGCAATGCGCCGACCAAACTGGCGAAGGAAATGGCCCATGGCGCAGAGTACCGCTACGCCCACGATGAGCCCGATGGTTTCGCTGCCGGGGAGAACTACCTGCCGGAGCCTATCGCGGACCGACGCTATTACTACCCGGTCAATCGCGGACTTGAGCTGAAAATCGAAGAAAAACTGCAGCGCCTGCGCGCGCTCAACCAGGCCAGCGGCCAGCAGCGTTACGCGCCGGCACAACACGCTGCGCCAGAAAAGCGCTAG
- a CDS encoding penicillin acylase family protein, which produces MMNSSPWAKRILRGFIALLVLLLLVALATWAWLRQSLPLLNGELSTGQLAKPVSIERDAQGVAFITAETRTDSAFALGFLHAQERFFQMDLLRRNSAGELSELVGEAALEHDKGVRVHQFRARAERNIGAMPVHQQQVLQSYADGVNYGLSQLGAKPWEYALLRQEPRKWVPADSMLTIFSMYLTLQSRTGDFELRDNALAELLPGDLYHFFAPKGGVWDAPLIGDARDPLNLPETHIAALVDEGEPMAYGKMESEDMIFGSNNWVVGGALTEHGAAIVADDMHLAITVPNIWFRAGWNVPGTEFEMRGASLPGGPIIVAGSNGKVAWGFTNTTADWGDLIPLEISENGEQYRTPEGWQDFDIAVEQINISGKPASELKVRKTIWGPVVGEDHNGTPLAYRWVAHDIRGANLNLLKLETVETVRAAMDIAPELGMPHQNFVLGDSAGNIGWTVAGPIPRRVGLDGDRSVSWADGTAFWDGFLPLAEQPSIYNPPSHRIWTANSRTMDGEFLRVMGDGGYALGARQQQIRDDLFARDHFTEQDLLDIQLDDRAIFLERWQAHLVQLLSTSDGYDDVLEQVKSWGGRASADSVGYRIVRNFRLRFIDFATAPVLTYMQRHDPTFKFGRVNRQVEYPAWEMLSNEPAHLLNPEFASWKALKLAALDQVLEEMAEDGLPLAQQTWGVQNSAKILHPLGRAVSAVNWFTAMPADPLPGDSHMPRFQSSTNGASERMVVAPGHEELGVFHMATGQSAHPLSPFFGNGHRDWVEGNPSSFTEKSVEYVLTLK; this is translated from the coding sequence ATGATGAATAGCAGCCCATGGGCAAAACGCATTTTGCGCGGATTTATTGCCCTGCTTGTCCTTTTATTACTAGTTGCGCTGGCCACCTGGGCCTGGTTGCGCCAGAGCCTGCCCCTCCTCAACGGCGAACTGTCGACAGGTCAGCTCGCGAAGCCGGTGAGCATTGAGCGCGATGCCCAGGGGGTTGCATTTATCACTGCCGAAACCCGCACCGACTCCGCCTTCGCACTGGGCTTCCTGCACGCGCAGGAGCGCTTTTTCCAGATGGACCTGCTCCGTCGCAATTCTGCCGGGGAGCTCTCCGAGCTGGTGGGCGAAGCGGCGCTCGAGCACGACAAGGGGGTGCGAGTACACCAGTTTCGCGCGCGCGCCGAGCGCAATATTGGCGCCATGCCAGTTCACCAGCAGCAGGTATTGCAAAGCTATGCCGACGGTGTGAACTACGGCCTTTCCCAGCTGGGGGCGAAGCCCTGGGAATACGCCCTGCTCCGCCAGGAACCGCGCAAGTGGGTACCGGCAGATAGCATGCTCACCATTTTCAGCATGTACCTGACTCTTCAGAGCCGGACCGGTGATTTTGAGCTTCGTGACAATGCACTGGCTGAACTGCTCCCGGGCGACCTCTATCACTTTTTTGCCCCCAAGGGCGGCGTATGGGATGCCCCGCTGATTGGTGATGCGCGCGACCCTCTCAACCTGCCAGAGACCCATATCGCGGCGCTGGTGGACGAAGGTGAGCCCATGGCGTACGGAAAAATGGAAAGCGAAGACATGATCTTCGGCAGCAACAACTGGGTGGTCGGCGGCGCACTGACGGAGCACGGGGCAGCTATCGTGGCCGACGACATGCACCTCGCCATCACGGTTCCCAATATCTGGTTCCGCGCGGGCTGGAATGTACCCGGCACCGAGTTTGAAATGCGCGGGGCATCCCTCCCTGGCGGCCCAATTATTGTGGCCGGTAGCAATGGCAAAGTAGCCTGGGGTTTCACCAACACGACAGCGGACTGGGGCGACCTGATCCCCCTAGAAATCTCGGAGAACGGCGAGCAATACCGTACGCCTGAAGGCTGGCAGGATTTTGACATTGCCGTCGAGCAGATCAACATAAGCGGCAAGCCCGCAAGCGAACTGAAAGTACGCAAGACAATCTGGGGACCAGTGGTCGGCGAAGACCACAACGGCACCCCCCTCGCCTACCGCTGGGTGGCTCACGATATACGGGGCGCCAACCTGAACCTGCTCAAACTGGAAACCGTCGAGACGGTGCGCGCGGCAATGGATATTGCCCCCGAGCTCGGCATGCCCCACCAGAACTTTGTACTGGGTGATAGCGCAGGCAATATCGGCTGGACCGTGGCGGGCCCGATACCTCGGCGCGTCGGCCTCGATGGGGATCGCTCGGTCAGCTGGGCCGATGGCACAGCCTTCTGGGATGGGTTCCTGCCGCTGGCAGAGCAACCCAGCATATACAACCCGCCTTCGCATCGGATCTGGACCGCCAACTCACGCACCATGGACGGCGAATTCCTCCGCGTGATGGGTGACGGGGGCTATGCGCTCGGCGCACGCCAACAGCAGATTCGCGATGACTTGTTCGCGCGGGATCACTTTACCGAGCAGGACCTGCTGGACATTCAGCTGGACGACCGCGCGATATTCCTCGAGCGCTGGCAGGCACATCTGGTCCAGCTACTGAGCACAAGCGATGGCTACGACGACGTACTTGAACAGGTAAAAAGCTGGGGTGGGCGTGCCAGTGCGGATTCCGTGGGCTACCGTATCGTGCGGAATTTCCGCCTGCGCTTTATCGACTTCGCCACGGCACCGGTACTGACGTACATGCAGCGACATGATCCAACCTTCAAATTTGGCCGGGTCAATCGCCAGGTGGAATACCCGGCCTGGGAGATGCTGTCCAACGAGCCCGCCCACCTGCTGAACCCGGAATTTGCCTCGTGGAAAGCGCTCAAGCTCGCGGCCCTCGATCAGGTACTGGAAGAGATGGCTGAAGATGGCCTGCCCCTCGCACAGCAGACATGGGGTGTGCAGAACTCGGCGAAAATCCTGCACCCACTTGGGCGCGCGGTGTCTGCAGTCAACTGGTTCACCGCGATGCCAGCGGATCCCCTACCCGGCGATTCCCATATGCCCCGCTTCCAGTCATCCACCAACGGCGCTTCAGAGCGCATGGTGGTAGCGCCGGGTCATGAAGAACTGGGAGTTTTCCATATGGCGACAGGGCAAAGCGCGCATCCGCTTTCGCCGTTTTTTGGCAATGGACACAGGGACTGGGTGGAAGGTAATCCCTCGAGCTTTACCGAAAAGTCAGTCGAATATGTTCTCACATTGAAATAA
- the cysG gene encoding siroheme synthase CysG, which produces MRYLPLAFDLKNRPCLIVGGGSIATRKARLLNKAEARLLVVAPDITDELRQLVLASSGEYIVGTYRQDLLDNVEMVVAATADADVNALVSQHARARRLPVNVVDSPEHCTFTFPSIVERGPLAIGISSGGSAPVLTRMLRAQIETLLSPGLGLIAEMAGRMRDKVKAALPEAQRKDFWHWVFNGPIVGQIERGHKSEAEQTLLEELGRWEEKPAPSGEVYLVGGGPGDPDLLTFRALRLMQQADVVLYDRLVSTEVLELVRRDAERIYVGKMKQFHSVPQDDINQLLVDLAKEGKKVLRLKGGDPFVFGRGGEEIDKLAEAGVPFQVVPGITAAIGCSAYSGIPLTHRDHAQSVRFITGHLKQGDLVLPWEELITKNQTLVFYMGLTGLPTISEKLIANGMDADTPAALVEKGTTRDQRVIVGTIATLPELAEAHKVEAPALTIIGGVVTLRESLGWYQ; this is translated from the coding sequence TTGCGTTACCTGCCTCTCGCTTTTGATTTAAAAAACCGTCCCTGCCTGATTGTCGGGGGCGGCTCCATCGCAACGCGCAAAGCGCGGTTACTTAATAAAGCGGAGGCCCGCCTGCTGGTGGTGGCTCCGGATATTACCGACGAGCTGCGCCAGCTGGTTCTCGCCAGCAGTGGCGAGTACATCGTAGGGACCTATCGCCAGGACCTGCTGGATAATGTCGAGATGGTCGTAGCCGCGACCGCCGACGCAGACGTCAACGCCCTGGTTTCCCAACATGCCCGTGCCCGACGCCTCCCCGTGAACGTGGTGGATTCTCCGGAACACTGCACGTTCACTTTTCCCTCCATCGTTGAGCGCGGGCCGCTGGCCATCGGAATTTCCAGTGGTGGCTCTGCGCCGGTTCTCACCCGCATGCTGCGGGCCCAGATCGAAACCTTGTTATCTCCGGGGCTCGGCCTGATTGCTGAAATGGCAGGGCGCATGCGCGACAAGGTCAAGGCGGCTCTGCCCGAAGCTCAGCGCAAGGACTTCTGGCACTGGGTGTTCAATGGGCCGATCGTCGGACAGATCGAGCGTGGCCATAAATCCGAGGCCGAGCAGACCCTGCTGGAGGAGCTGGGGCGCTGGGAAGAGAAGCCCGCGCCGAGCGGTGAGGTTTACCTGGTCGGCGGTGGGCCGGGCGATCCCGATCTGTTGACTTTCCGCGCCCTGCGCCTGATGCAGCAGGCTGACGTGGTTCTCTACGACAGGCTGGTTTCCACCGAGGTGCTGGAACTGGTGCGTCGCGATGCCGAGCGTATCTACGTGGGCAAAATGAAGCAGTTCCATTCGGTTCCCCAGGACGATATCAACCAGCTACTGGTGGATCTGGCGAAAGAGGGCAAGAAGGTGCTGCGGCTGAAGGGCGGGGATCCGTTTGTCTTTGGCCGCGGAGGCGAAGAGATCGACAAGCTCGCCGAGGCCGGCGTGCCATTTCAGGTGGTGCCGGGTATTACCGCCGCCATCGGCTGTTCCGCCTATTCCGGCATTCCCTTGACCCACCGGGACCACGCCCAGTCCGTTCGCTTTATTACCGGCCACCTCAAGCAGGGTGACCTGGTACTGCCATGGGAAGAGCTCATCACCAAAAACCAGACGCTGGTGTTCTATATGGGCCTGACCGGGCTCCCCACCATTTCTGAAAAGTTGATTGCCAATGGAATGGACGCCGATACGCCGGCTGCGCTGGTGGAGAAGGGCACCACCCGGGATCAGCGAGTGATCGTCGGTACCATTGCCACACTGCCGGAACTGGCGGAGGCCCACAAAGTGGAAGCGCCGGCACTTACGATCATTGGCGGCGTGGTGACGTTGAGAGAAAGCCTGGGCTGGTATCAGTGA
- the serS gene encoding serine--tRNA ligase, which produces MLDPKLIRNHLDDVAAALTKRGVQLDKAKLEQLEEQRKELQMRTESLQNERNSKSKNIGRAKASGEDIAPLLKEVESLGGQLSEAKQALSDLQAQLDDLLLAIPNIPDESVPEGKDEDDNVEVRQWGTPRSFDFEVRDHVDLGGSLGGLDFEVASKITGSRFAVMTGKVAKLHRALAQFMLDQHVEEHGYQEANVPVIVNSDSLYGTSQLPKFAEDLFKLEDERGFYLIPTAEVPLTNLYRDEIVEDAGSLPHKFVSHTNCFRSEAGSHGRDTRGMIRQHQFEKVELVWFARPDQSKDALEQLTSHAENILQKLNLPYRTVVLCGGDMGFGATKTYDLEVWIPSQDKYREISSCSLMGDFQARRMKARWRNPETGKPELLHTLNGSGLAVGRTLIAVLENYQQADGSIEVPEALRSYMGGATKIG; this is translated from the coding sequence ATGCTCGATCCAAAACTGATTCGTAACCATCTCGACGACGTTGCAGCTGCGCTGACCAAGCGCGGCGTGCAGCTGGACAAAGCCAAGCTGGAGCAGCTCGAAGAGCAGCGCAAAGAACTGCAGATGCGCACAGAGTCCCTGCAGAATGAGCGCAACAGCAAATCCAAGAATATCGGTCGTGCCAAGGCCAGCGGCGAAGATATAGCCCCGCTTTTGAAGGAAGTCGAATCTCTGGGTGGGCAGCTGTCGGAAGCCAAGCAGGCGCTGAGTGACCTGCAAGCGCAACTGGACGATCTGCTGCTGGCAATCCCGAATATTCCCGACGAGTCCGTGCCGGAAGGCAAGGACGAAGACGATAACGTGGAAGTCCGCCAGTGGGGCACGCCCCGCAGCTTCGATTTCGAGGTGCGCGACCACGTCGACCTCGGTGGCAGTCTCGGCGGCCTCGATTTTGAGGTGGCGAGCAAGATCACCGGTTCGCGCTTTGCGGTCATGACCGGCAAGGTGGCCAAGCTGCACCGCGCGTTGGCACAGTTCATGCTAGATCAGCACGTAGAAGAGCACGGCTATCAAGAAGCCAATGTGCCGGTCATAGTAAATAGCGATTCCCTGTACGGCACCTCGCAGCTGCCCAAGTTTGCCGAGGATCTGTTCAAGCTGGAGGATGAGCGTGGTTTCTACCTTATCCCCACCGCAGAAGTACCGCTCACAAACCTGTACCGCGATGAAATCGTCGAAGACGCCGGTTCTCTGCCACACAAGTTTGTCAGTCACACCAACTGCTTTCGCTCTGAAGCCGGCTCACATGGGCGTGATACCCGCGGCATGATCCGTCAACATCAGTTCGAAAAAGTGGAACTGGTATGGTTTGCCCGCCCGGATCAGTCAAAAGACGCGCTCGAACAGCTCACCAGTCATGCGGAAAACATTCTGCAGAAACTGAACCTGCCATACCGCACCGTAGTGCTGTGTGGTGGCGATATGGGTTTCGGTGCAACCAAAACCTATGACCTGGAAGTATGGATTCCGTCTCAGGACAAATACCGGGAAATTTCTTCCTGCTCCCTGATGGGGGACTTCCAGGCCCGGCGTATGAAAGCCCGCTGGCGTAACCCGGAAACCGGTAAGCCAGAACTGCTGCACACCCTGAATGGATCCGGGCTCGCAGTGGGCCGTACGCTGATCGCGGTGCTGGAAAACTACCAACAGGCCGATGGTAGTATTGAGGTGCCGGAAGCACTGCGCTCCTATATGGGAGGCGCAACCAAGATCGGCTAA
- a CDS encoding TonB-dependent receptor — protein sequence MMYNADQSGKNRAFTLSTLSAAIAVTTVLSGAATAAEIEEVVVTAQKRAENLQDVPIAISAFTGDSMKAMGVKNLTDLGKFTPGVEMNNDTPLQPTYSVRGIETGDFTVGSDPAVAVYVDGVYTGRGAGAEIPLADIERVEVLKGPQGTLFGRNATGGAIHIISKKPQADDTTELNLTAGNYGRQSTDLLLNRQFSDTVYGRFTASTNRRDSFADNLAGDFTVGNIDTQTYRASLLWEPTPDTEVLFRGEYGIMDQGSALRTSIVPSLQAEAGGTDVFGDYALDTPTIEDRDSWGGSVSVVHDFDNVTFTSITAYRGFDAHLQQDEDGTANPDYMFGSANFDDQTQFSQEFRLNGMTDTLKWTLGASYSREELEHTTDAYFTAGSLESFAVYEGVKAQLDAMGVDLTTTEVEDLAYQQRQAMIAGGLEGAAVSTFVYDLMVQSGQVDALLAGLGAPAGITASMLDREQMAAQLMAGIAPWVMADTAWNESVLNEGDYRSAAIYGDATWSLTDKMDLTVGARYTADKKDFSIVSSYQNTLPLALSGGMVDLKMEDGTVIGQLPIPALPLGAIPSPRFGIAFNNNGVADLNQELSDSWSDLSGRIVLDYRWNDDVMTFVSLADGFKAGGFNSFSAAPGIDPSFDQESVTNLEIGMKSSLFDNAVRFNASVFAYDYKNLQQLDLVGAPIPNYYLRNADAEGRGAEMEVQWAATDNLFIAGNYSFLDTEYTRYQIIESIGETEEANSRVGQPRVGTPENKFNIMAEYTWALAEGGDVTLRGDYNWTDERVGSISDPARVIPDYQLMNLRAGWNSASDRYSAALWVQNVTDEEIAGGYGGTGAAIGASPAWRFMPRMYGADFTVRF from the coding sequence ATGATGTACAACGCCGATCAGTCCGGTAAAAACCGGGCCTTTACACTGTCCACTCTGTCCGCAGCTATCGCGGTTACCACCGTGCTAAGCGGTGCCGCAACTGCTGCCGAAATCGAAGAAGTGGTTGTTACCGCTCAGAAACGTGCAGAGAACCTGCAGGACGTGCCGATTGCCATTTCCGCCTTCACCGGCGACAGCATGAAGGCCATGGGTGTAAAGAACCTGACCGACCTGGGTAAATTCACCCCGGGCGTTGAAATGAACAACGATACTCCACTGCAGCCCACCTATAGCGTGCGCGGCATTGAGACTGGTGACTTCACCGTGGGCTCTGACCCGGCGGTAGCGGTTTACGTCGACGGCGTATATACCGGTCGTGGCGCTGGTGCTGAAATCCCGCTCGCCGACATCGAGCGTGTGGAAGTGCTGAAAGGCCCGCAGGGCACCCTGTTTGGCCGCAACGCCACCGGTGGCGCCATCCATATCATTTCCAAGAAGCCGCAAGCGGACGACACCACCGAGCTGAACCTGACAGCCGGTAACTACGGTCGTCAGTCCACCGACCTGCTGCTGAACCGCCAGTTCAGCGATACGGTGTATGGCCGTTTTACCGCGTCTACCAACCGTCGCGATTCCTTTGCCGATAACCTGGCCGGGGATTTCACCGTCGGTAACATTGATACCCAGACCTACCGTGCCTCCTTGCTGTGGGAACCGACTCCGGATACGGAAGTACTGTTCCGCGGCGAGTACGGCATCATGGATCAGGGCAGTGCGCTGCGCACCTCTATTGTTCCGTCCCTGCAGGCGGAAGCGGGTGGTACCGATGTATTTGGCGACTACGCGCTGGATACCCCGACCATCGAAGATCGCGATTCCTGGGGTGGTTCCGTGTCCGTCGTGCATGACTTCGACAATGTAACCTTCACCTCCATTACCGCCTACCGCGGTTTTGACGCCCACCTGCAGCAGGACGAAGACGGCACTGCGAACCCGGATTACATGTTCGGCTCTGCCAACTTCGATGATCAGACCCAGTTCTCTCAAGAGTTCCGTCTGAACGGTATGACCGACACCCTGAAGTGGACCCTGGGTGCTTCCTACTCTCGTGAAGAGCTGGAGCACACCACCGATGCGTACTTTACTGCCGGTTCGCTGGAATCCTTCGCCGTGTACGAAGGCGTCAAAGCGCAGCTGGACGCAATGGGTGTAGACCTCACCACTACGGAAGTAGAAGACTTGGCATATCAGCAGCGCCAGGCCATGATTGCTGGCGGCCTCGAAGGCGCTGCCGTATCCACGTTCGTATACGACCTGATGGTCCAGTCTGGCCAAGTAGATGCACTGCTGGCGGGGCTCGGTGCTCCTGCCGGCATCACGGCCAGCATGCTGGATCGTGAGCAGATGGCCGCGCAGCTAATGGCCGGTATCGCACCGTGGGTCATGGCAGACACTGCCTGGAATGAATCTGTACTGAACGAGGGCGATTACCGCTCCGCCGCGATCTACGGTGATGCTACCTGGAGCCTCACTGACAAGATGGACCTGACCGTTGGTGCGCGTTATACCGCCGATAAGAAAGACTTCTCCATCGTTAGCTCCTACCAGAACACGCTGCCTCTGGCTTTGTCAGGCGGCATGGTTGACCTGAAAATGGAAGACGGCACTGTAATCGGTCAGCTGCCTATCCCGGCACTGCCGCTGGGTGCGATTCCCTCACCGCGTTTTGGTATTGCGTTCAACAACAACGGCGTTGCCGATCTGAACCAGGAACTCAGTGACTCCTGGAGCGACCTTTCCGGCCGTATCGTTCTGGACTACCGCTGGAACGACGATGTCATGACCTTCGTCTCTCTGGCAGATGGCTTCAAGGCCGGTGGTTTCAACAGCTTCAGCGCTGCGCCGGGCATCGACCCGTCCTTCGACCAGGAGAGCGTGACCAACCTGGAAATCGGCATGAAGAGCAGCCTGTTCGACAATGCTGTGCGCTTCAATGCTTCTGTGTTCGCGTACGATTACAAGAACCTGCAGCAGTTGGACCTGGTAGGTGCGCCGATCCCCAACTACTACCTGCGTAACGCCGATGCCGAAGGCCGCGGTGCGGAAATGGAAGTACAGTGGGCTGCGACCGACAACCTGTTCATTGCCGGTAACTACTCTTTCCTGGATACCGAGTACACTCGCTACCAGATTATCGAGTCTATCGGTGAAACCGAAGAAGCGAACTCCCGTGTGGGTCAGCCTCGTGTTGGCACTCCGGAGAACAAGTTCAACATCATGGCCGAGTACACCTGGGCCCTGGCCGAAGGTGGCGACGTCACTCTGCGCGGTGACTACAACTGGACCGACGAGCGTGTTGGCTCCATCAGCGACCCGGCCCGTGTAATCCCGGACTACCAGCTGATGAACCTGCGTGCTGGCTGGAACAGTGCTTCCGACCGTTACTCTGCCGCCCTGTGGGTGCAGAACGTGACTGACGAAGAGATCGCCGGTGGTTACGGCGGTACCGGTGCGGCAATCGGTGCCAGCCCGGCGTGGCGCTTCATGCCTCGCATGTACGGCGCGGACTTCACCGTGCGCTTCTAA